The Sus scrofa isolate TJ Tabasco breed Duroc chromosome 6, Sscrofa11.1, whole genome shotgun sequence region TTAAACGTCGAGGTAGCTTGAACTCCATTTCCCAAGAGCTACTGGATCTGCAGCGGAACATCGTTGGCTCTGCGCGATGCATCCTGGGACACGTAGTTCATTTGGTCCTTAGACGCGGCGGCTACAAAATCAGAAAGACTGTTTCGCGGCAtggtgggggtgtgtgtatgtgctaATGCGCGTGTTAAACGCTTCCAGAAAAATGTAGCTTGGCAGCCTTCTTCTGCTGCCGGTTGTCTCCGTGTGGGGCGAACTCAGTTTCCCAATCGGCGCCGCGGAGGCCAGTCCAAAGTCTGGCTTTCCCGGAGTGTCATAGGTTCGAACAGGGTGGCGGCAGGAGTCGCTGCCTTAGATTCGGTGTAATCGCGCCAGTGTCCTGCGTCTGCGGAGGTCTCGACCAAGATTCAGCATCTTCAACTCCCCCCTGGTATCTGTATCAGGGTAACCCTCTTGTACCCCAGTTCCCCAAGGACGCTGCTCCCCTGACGAGTCCCTGAGGCTTAATTTTGGTCTAATATTGCatccttacttttatttttttattttattttttattattatcattatttttgtctttttgctattttttttgggccactcccgcggcatatggaggttcccaggctaggggtctaatcggagctgtagcccctggcctacgccagagccacagcaacgcgggatccgagccgtgtctgcaacctacaccacagcccacggcaacgccggatccttaacccactgagcaagggcagggaccgaacccgcaacctcatggttcctagtcggattcgttaaccgctgcgccacgatgggaactccagcatccttACTTTTAGTATTGCGTACCCACTCATCTCTTTCGAGCTGACGTTCTGGCCTTTCCCGGGCTTTGCCTCGGATGTCCCGGGTTGGGAGAGCAAGGGCGTAAGGCTCTAGGGACCCAGACCACTGCCTCAGGCTATGAGAAGGAACCAGACTTTGAGCAGCTCGACACGCTTCTCAATGCTACTgaccgggagttcctgtcctggctcggtggttaacgaatccgaccatgaggttgcgggttccatccctggccccgctcagtgggttaacgatccagcgttgccctgagctgtggtgtagctcggatcccgagttgctgtggttgtggtgtaggccggcagctattgctccgattcggcccctagcctgggaacatccatatgccgagggagtggcccctagaaaagaccaaaaaaaaaaaaaaaaaaaaagctactgacGGAAATGTGGCCAGGATTAAGACGAGGGGGCACCTGAGGCCCCTGCCCCCGGATTaaggtagtgggttaaggaacaccAAGAACTCATTGGCCTGTGCCCTTCTTTGTTTTGTAGCAGCAGCTGTATTCCTTTGGGGTCTCCACCGCAGGTAAGTATTGTTCCTTTTCCTACTTACCCGCCAGCCTTTTCTCTTTCCAGGATCTGCCTTTTATTGGTGCCTGTACCACTATTCCTTACAAATTCAGCTTTTTCCTTTCCTGAGCAAACATcagtcctccccctccctctaaTAGACTTTGCACTGACTTTGCCTTATTCCTTCTGCAGGAGACCTGGCTGGGACTCGGATTTCCCCTCGTCACTTGCCTTCCTAGACAGGAGTCCAAGCTCAACAGCCTTGGGCTCTAGAGATTGCCATTGTCCCAGAGAGGCTGATTTGGGCTGAGGTCCATAATGCATCTTCTCTTTGGGCTGAAGTTACTATTCTTCAATCCCATCTTCAATCCCAGGCTCAGGTGAGACATGGAGTCCTAGGTGTGTATGTTTGGGGTTTGTGTGAGAGGAGGGTGCCAGGTGTTGGGGAAGCGCCTTACATACAGTAACTCATGCGGTTTTCTGCCTGGGTAGGGACTAAGGCACTCAGACAGGCTGTGCAGGGCCCTCTGGAAGAGAAAGAACGGTGGAAGTATCAGATCTGTGCCCTGGAAGGTATCCGGTCAGTTCTTTTCTTCATGCACACAGCCTCATATGTGGGCACACATTTTGTTGCACTTGTTGTATGTGCCCTTGTATCTCGATTTGCAAGTGGAGTCTCTAGGCTCGTGTGTAAAGTTCTTCCCCAACTTGTCCCACTATAGAATCACTAAGGTTGTGGCAGGGGGCCCCAGAGTGAAGGGCCTTTCTCCTGGAGCAACGTTTGGAGGGGCTGCGAAGGGAAATACAGTGACCTCGAAGCCAGGTGCAGGTACAGGCCTGAGCCCAAATACAGATGGGACCACCAAAGTGCAGTGCTACCAGGGGCCTTCAGCCAGAGCTGCAGAACGAGTGAGTGATGGGCAAAACCTAGCTTTCTGTAGGCCTCTGAACTCTTGTTACTCTGGTAGCCTTCTCTGGGCTGGttaattgcctttggaatgacaCTTCTGTCATCCCCGTGGGCAGCAACTGCTACGGGAGGAGTCAGAGATTCTGGAGGAGGAAGTGAAGTTGCGGTGGGTCCAGCTGAGTGAGTAAAAAGATTGGAGGTGTGTATGAACTCACCTGTTCCCTTTTCTGGAATTCCTTCTTGCTTTCCTAATAAATGGCCATAGCTCCGACTGTTTGCGTCACCCAGAAATGTGGCCTCGTATTTTTGTCTTACCTCTTATGACGTGAGTCTAGTCTTCCTAGTCAGCTTGGAAACTGCCCAAAAGCTGGACCAGAATGCTTCTGTCCCATTGTTCAGCGCCAGGCTGGGCACAAGGCGGCGGAAGAAAGAAGTTGGAGAATGACCCccttacattttctttcatttgcagGCCAGTACCGGGAGCTGCTGCTGAAACAGATGACTGACGGGCAGCaagcagaggcctgcagctggaAGGTAGGACCAGAATTGGACCTGTGTGTTCatatcttccttcctttctctatcCTGTTTTGCAGGCGGGCCAGGATGCCCTCTCCTACCCcctgtctctttccttctcttccctgtgcTGATTCCTCCTCCCTCCAAAGCTCTTCTTCCCAAGCCCTCTGCTTCAGTCTACGAGGAACTGTCTTTGTCCACATGAGGATTCCGAGGGGGCCGAAGAGGCtagttgtgggggtggggtg contains the following coding sequences:
- the LOC110261410 gene encoding uncharacterized protein LOC110261410 yields the protein MVGVCVCANARVKRFQKNVAWQPSSAAGCLRVGRTQFPNRRRGGQSKVWLSRSVIAAAVFLWGLHRSYYSSIPSSIPGSGTKALRQAVQGPLEEKERWKYQICALEGIRITKVVAGGPRVKGLSPGATFGGAAKGNTVTSKPGAGTGLSPNTDGTTKVQCYQGPSARAAERQLLREESEILEEEVKLRWVQLSQYRELLLKQMTDGQQAEACSWKVGPELDLCVHIFLPFSILFCRRARMPSPTPCLFPSLPCADSSSLQSSSSQALCFSLRGTVFVHMRIPRGPKRLVVGVGC